Genomic DNA from Peribacillus sp. FSL H8-0477:
TCTGCTTTAGACGAAGCATTAATCTCTTCGATCGTTTCAGAAACGATGTTAGAAACTTCTTCCTCTGAGAGTTGCTTGGGCATATATGCCTCAACGTAACCTATTTCGATTCGGACTTTATCCACGAGATCTATACGACCGGCGTTTTCAAACTCTTGGAGGGAGTCTTTGCGTTGTTTTAATTCGCGAGAAAGTATTGTCAATTCTTCTTCTTCAGTTAGCTCACGGTCTGCTTTTTTAAGTGCTTCATTTTGAAGTGAAGACTTAAGCATCCGTATAACAGATAGTTGATCCTTGGCTTTATCTCTCATCGCTTGTTTCATATCATTATTTAAACGCTCGAGAAGACTCATATTTCCACCCTCTCTTAGAATTTACGTTTTCTAGCAGCTTCAGACTTCTTCTTACGTTTAACACTTGGTTTTTCATAGAACTCACGCTTCCTAGCTTCCTGAAGCGATCCTGCTTTAGATACAGTCTTTTTGAAACGACGAAGAGCATCTTCAAGTGATTCGTTTTTACGAACGACGGTTTTAGACATCTCTTTCCCTCCCTCCGAAAACAACACACTAACTCATAGTTGGCAACATGTTATAACATGTACTAAACCATTATAATATATGCATAACAACTGGTCAACTCAATAATAAGACAATTTTTTGAGATATAGTTGGATAATGCTATATATATACCCTTTTTCTATAAAAATAATCATTCCTCCGGCAAAAAAAAGCATTTTTACCATGCCCGTCCATAGAATATAGGAGGGGTGAAGGCCGTGCAGGTTTTATTATTATTTTTTTTATATATTATTATGTTTTTAACTGGGATGTTTGTCCTCCGCATTGGATTATTTAATGCTGCAGGTGAGCGGTTAAAATCTTTTCTTGCGCTCGTGACAAATAAACCTTGGAAAGGCTTCCTAGCAGGTATTTTTTTTACAGGAATTCTTCAGAGCAGTTCAGCCGTCATGGTGATGGCTGTCGGATTAGTTGCAGCAAGAGCACTGACTTTTCCGCAAACAATCGGCATTATACTCGGTACCAATATTGGTTCGACCTTTACCACTGAATTCATGGCTTTTCCAATGGATCGCTGGATTGTTCCCGGCATCATTATCGGAGCCGCGCTTTGGTTAATTCCCCATCACTTACCTAAAAGCATTGGAACGGCGTTCATTGGAATCAGCGCCATTTTCGCAGCAATGGGCGGCTTTAAAACCCTTGCCGGCCCCATTTCAGCCTTCCCCGCAGCTTCGGAAATAATTGCGCTCATTGAGAATCACTTGGGCTTTGCGCTGCTAATCGGGATAACGCTCACCGCGATTATTCATTCAAGTTCAGCCACCGTTGGCTTAGCCATGAGCTTTGTTGCCGCGGGAGACTTGAGCGTTGCCTCCGCTATTGTGATTATGCTCGGTTCTAATATCGGCACCTGCATTACTGGCTACATGGCGAGTATCGGTTCAGGAAGAGAAGCCACTCTAACTGCTTATTCACATATATGGCTGAACTTATTTGGCGTCCTGTCTTTTCTCCCGTTTATCGGTCTCCTTGAAAATACCACTGCCTACTTCACTTCGGAAAAAGCACTACAGCTTGCACACGCAAGCCTGCTCTTTAATCTCATAACATCACTTGCTGTCCTTCCGTTTGCAAAACAATATGCTCGTTTAATTTTGCGAATACATGGAGGCAGAAGTTCCCTCTAAAATAACAAACGATCCTAGTTAACACATACCCTTTACTGTATTCTGTTTAGTAATATTGGTGAATGTTTTCAATTAAAAAAAGCGCAGCTCTCTAAAATAGAGGGCTGCGCTTTTTACGGTATTCTTAGTAATCAGAATCAGCTGTAAGTCCTTTGATGATAGAAACACCAGCACTAGCGCCGATACG
This window encodes:
- a CDS encoding GatB/YqeY domain-containing protein, with the protein product MSLLERLNNDMKQAMRDKAKDQLSVIRMLKSSLQNEALKKADRELTEEEELTILSRELKQRKDSLQEFENAGRIDLVDKVRIEIGYVEAYMPKQLSEEEVSNIVSETIEEINASSKADMGRVMGALMPKLKGKADGSLINKLVQQHLS
- the rpsU gene encoding 30S ribosomal protein S21, with protein sequence MSKTVVRKNESLEDALRRFKKTVSKAGSLQEARKREFYEKPSVKRKKKSEAARKRKF
- a CDS encoding Na/Pi symporter, yielding MQVLLLFFLYIIMFLTGMFVLRIGLFNAAGERLKSFLALVTNKPWKGFLAGIFFTGILQSSSAVMVMAVGLVAARALTFPQTIGIILGTNIGSTFTTEFMAFPMDRWIVPGIIIGAALWLIPHHLPKSIGTAFIGISAIFAAMGGFKTLAGPISAFPAASEIIALIENHLGFALLIGITLTAIIHSSSATVGLAMSFVAAGDLSVASAIVIMLGSNIGTCITGYMASIGSGREATLTAYSHIWLNLFGVLSFLPFIGLLENTTAYFTSEKALQLAHASLLFNLITSLAVLPFAKQYARLILRIHGGRSSL